In a genomic window of Ralstonia nicotianae:
- a CDS encoding acyl-CoA thioesterase, translating to MHPNPCQFSRPHRIRFAECDPAGIVFYPQYFVMFNNLLEAWIDSLLPDGFAGYIGKQGYGLPTVRLEADFRAISRMGDDVTLSLEVVRLGGKSLTLALACTGSDGEVRMSVNQVVVSTSLTTHRAIDIPQALRQALTAAPLNATRSAS from the coding sequence ATGCATCCGAATCCATGCCAGTTCAGCCGCCCCCACCGCATCCGGTTCGCCGAGTGCGACCCGGCCGGCATCGTGTTCTACCCGCAGTACTTCGTCATGTTCAACAACCTGCTCGAGGCCTGGATCGACAGCCTGCTGCCGGACGGCTTCGCGGGCTACATCGGCAAGCAAGGCTACGGGCTGCCGACGGTCCGGCTGGAAGCGGACTTCCGCGCGATCAGCCGCATGGGCGATGACGTGACGCTGAGCCTCGAAGTCGTGCGCCTGGGCGGCAAGTCGCTGACGCTGGCCCTTGCCTGCACGGGCAGCGACGGCGAGGTCCGCATGAGCGTCAATCAAGTGGTGGTGTCGACCTCGCTGACGACGCACCGCGCCATCGATATCCCGCAGGCCCTGCGGCAAGCCCTGACCGCGGCCCCCCTCAACGCAACAAGGAGCGCATCGTGA
- a CDS encoding indolepyruvate oxidoreductase subunit beta family protein: protein MTVEPIKIAILAMGGEGGGVLADWIVDLGEANGYFAQTTSVPGVAQRTGATIYYVELFPGAADAPARAPVLALMPMPGDVDVVLASELMEAGRAVQRGFVTRERTTLIASSHRVYSIAEKSAMGDGRVDSDELARQAREAARHFFSFDMAEAAERAGSVVSAVLFGALSGSGVLPFSREQFEATIERGGVGVKPSLKAFDAGYARARPGQPDGTADAPRPMPADAAPAPRDPAVAALLERARRFAPQVSAIAIEGVRRLIDYQDPAYAGLYLDRLDALSAAPGGSQPDLLGETARHLALWMSYEDTIRVADLKTRGSRFERVRGEVRAKSDQLLQINEFMHPRIEEICETLPAGLGRWLARPHWAHRLVARFTRQGRVVKTSSLGGFLLLYTLARWGRWRRTTLRYALENARIEAWLQRVRAVAAINPALALETAQCQRLVKGYGDTHARGLKHYETLMTVVDRHADTLPPQTLRELRDAALADEHGNQLRACLQRHAFSVEG from the coding sequence ATGACTGTTGAGCCCATCAAGATCGCCATCCTCGCCATGGGTGGAGAAGGCGGCGGCGTGCTCGCGGACTGGATCGTCGACCTGGGCGAGGCCAACGGCTACTTCGCCCAGACGACCTCGGTCCCCGGGGTCGCCCAGCGCACCGGCGCCACGATCTACTACGTCGAACTGTTCCCGGGCGCGGCCGATGCCCCCGCGCGTGCCCCCGTGCTCGCGCTCATGCCCATGCCGGGCGATGTGGATGTGGTGCTGGCATCCGAACTGATGGAGGCCGGCCGCGCGGTGCAGCGCGGCTTCGTCACCCGGGAGCGCACCACACTGATCGCTTCCAGCCATCGCGTGTACTCCATCGCCGAGAAGTCGGCCATGGGCGACGGGCGCGTCGACAGCGATGAGCTGGCCCGCCAGGCCCGCGAGGCCGCCCGGCACTTCTTCAGCTTCGATATGGCGGAGGCCGCCGAGCGCGCGGGCAGCGTGGTCAGCGCCGTCCTGTTCGGCGCGCTGAGCGGCAGCGGGGTCCTGCCCTTCAGCCGCGAGCAGTTCGAGGCGACCATCGAGCGCGGCGGCGTCGGCGTCAAGCCCAGCCTGAAGGCCTTCGATGCCGGCTACGCCCGCGCCCGGCCCGGCCAGCCCGACGGCACGGCCGACGCGCCCCGGCCGATGCCCGCCGATGCCGCGCCCGCGCCCCGCGATCCGGCGGTCGCCGCGCTGCTCGAACGCGCGCGCCGGTTCGCGCCGCAGGTGTCGGCGATCGCCATCGAGGGCGTCCGGCGCCTGATCGACTACCAGGACCCGGCCTACGCCGGCCTGTACCTGGACCGGCTCGACGCGCTGTCCGCGGCGCCCGGCGGCAGCCAGCCCGACCTGCTGGGCGAAACCGCGCGCCACCTCGCGCTGTGGATGTCCTACGAGGACACCATCCGGGTCGCCGACCTCAAGACGCGCGGCAGCCGGTTCGAGCGGGTGCGCGGCGAGGTCCGGGCCAAGTCCGACCAGCTGCTGCAAATCAACGAGTTCATGCACCCGCGCATCGAAGAGATCTGCGAGACGCTGCCCGCGGGCCTGGGCCGCTGGCTGGCGCGGCCGCACTGGGCGCATCGGCTGGTCGCGCGCTTCACCCGGCAGGGCCGGGTCGTCAAGACCAGCTCGCTCGGCGGTTTCCTGCTGCTCTACACGCTGGCCCGCTGGGGCCGCTGGCGCCGGACGACGCTGCGCTACGCGCTCGAAAACGCGCGCATCGAAGCCTGGCTGCAGCGCGTGCGCGCCGTGGCCGCCATCAACCCCGCCCTGGCCCTGGAGACCGCGCAGTGCCAGCGCCTGGTCAAGGGCTATGGCGACACCCACGCGCGCGGCCTGAAGCACTACGAAACGCTGATGACGGTCGTCGACCGCCATGCCGACACCCTGCCGCCGCAGACCCTGCGCGAGCTGCGCGACGCGGCGCTGGCCGACGAGCACGGCAATCAGCTGCGCGCGTGCCTGCAACGCCATGCCTTTTCCGTCGAGGGATAA
- a CDS encoding thiamine pyrophosphate-dependent enzyme, protein MAERSFVEEVKKLRLGAGEVFSGEGILAVTKALLESGVAYVAGYQGAPISHLMDVLADAQDILGEHGIRFENSASEATAAATLAASVNYPLRGAVTFKATVGTNVASDALANLASGGVLGGALIIVGEDYGEGSSIMQERSHAFAMKSQMWLLDPRPNLPCIVQAVKDGFDLSEASSTPVMLQMRIRSCHVHGQFVTSANRRPAFTVKDALENPTRDLSRIVLPPASFQHEKEKVHDRWPAAIRFIQARKLNEFFSEDAADVGIALQGGNYNTLIRALQKLGLADVYGESKIPLYVMNVAYPLVDAEFERFCQGKRAILVLEEGQPNFVEQNVANILRQLGVPTALHGKDLLPMAGEYNTATVLTGVRAFLERYGYLEPQPKPARKQRVIPLTVVAASAADTPRQPALAVGTGDDDNGEGNAIPAASIAAEQAAGEAGAGEDVAVLPPLEPVVHARPPGFCTGCPERPIFTAMKLVERELGPHHVSADIGCHLFSILPPFNLGNTTMGYGLGAAGAAALNAPAGKRAIAVMGDGGFWHNGLTSGVANAVFNRSDNLTIIVDNSYTSATGGQDILSSTALNPTRSTGHEIEQAVKGVGVEWVRTIKRTYDLKTMTATLREALTTPVKGPKVLIAQSECMLNKQRREKPRARKAAAAGERVVRERFGVDPDTCTGDHSCIRLSGCPSLSIRPNPDPLRRDPVATVIDSCVGCGLCGEVSHAAVLCPSFFRAEIVSNPTRLDRLRQRVREGVIGWLQRRDARRRVRYAF, encoded by the coding sequence ATGGCCGAGCGGTCGTTTGTCGAAGAAGTGAAGAAGCTGCGCCTGGGCGCGGGCGAGGTTTTCAGCGGCGAGGGCATCCTGGCCGTGACCAAGGCGCTGCTGGAATCGGGCGTCGCCTACGTGGCCGGCTACCAGGGCGCGCCGATCTCGCACCTGATGGACGTGCTGGCCGACGCGCAGGACATCCTGGGCGAGCACGGCATCCGCTTCGAGAACAGCGCCAGCGAAGCGACCGCGGCGGCCACGCTGGCGGCGTCGGTCAACTATCCGCTGCGCGGCGCGGTCACCTTCAAGGCCACGGTCGGCACCAACGTCGCGTCGGACGCGCTGGCCAACCTGGCCTCGGGCGGCGTGCTGGGCGGCGCGCTCATCATCGTGGGCGAAGACTACGGCGAGGGCTCGTCGATCATGCAGGAGCGCAGCCACGCCTTCGCGATGAAGTCGCAGATGTGGCTGCTCGATCCCCGCCCCAACCTGCCCTGCATCGTGCAGGCGGTCAAGGACGGCTTCGATCTGTCGGAGGCCAGCAGCACGCCGGTGATGCTGCAGATGCGCATCCGGTCGTGTCACGTGCACGGCCAGTTCGTCACGTCGGCGAACCGGCGGCCGGCCTTCACCGTCAAGGACGCGCTCGAGAACCCCACGCGGGACCTCAGCCGCATCGTCCTGCCGCCCGCGAGCTTCCAGCACGAGAAGGAGAAGGTGCATGACCGCTGGCCGGCCGCCATCCGCTTCATCCAGGCGCGCAAGCTCAACGAGTTCTTCTCGGAAGACGCGGCCGACGTCGGCATCGCGCTGCAGGGCGGCAACTACAACACCCTGATCCGGGCGCTGCAGAAGCTCGGCCTGGCCGACGTGTACGGCGAGTCGAAGATTCCGCTGTACGTCATGAACGTGGCCTACCCGCTGGTGGACGCCGAGTTCGAGCGCTTCTGCCAGGGCAAGCGCGCCATCCTGGTCCTGGAAGAAGGGCAGCCGAATTTCGTCGAGCAGAACGTCGCCAATATCCTGCGCCAGCTGGGCGTGCCGACCGCGCTGCACGGCAAGGATCTGCTGCCCATGGCGGGCGAGTACAACACCGCCACCGTGCTCACCGGCGTGCGCGCCTTCCTGGAGCGCTACGGCTACCTCGAGCCGCAGCCCAAGCCGGCGCGCAAGCAGCGCGTCATTCCGCTGACGGTGGTTGCGGCCAGCGCGGCGGACACGCCCCGCCAGCCGGCCCTGGCCGTCGGCACTGGGGACGATGACAACGGAGAAGGCAACGCCATTCCCGCCGCCAGCATCGCCGCCGAGCAGGCTGCGGGGGAAGCCGGCGCCGGCGAAGACGTGGCGGTGCTCCCGCCGCTGGAGCCGGTGGTGCATGCCCGGCCGCCCGGCTTCTGCACGGGCTGTCCGGAGCGGCCGATCTTCACCGCCATGAAGCTGGTCGAGCGCGAGCTGGGGCCCCATCACGTCAGCGCGGACATCGGCTGCCACCTGTTCTCCATCCTGCCGCCCTTCAACCTCGGCAACACCACGATGGGATACGGCCTGGGCGCCGCCGGCGCGGCCGCGCTGAACGCACCGGCCGGCAAGCGCGCCATCGCCGTGATGGGCGACGGCGGCTTCTGGCACAACGGCCTGACCAGCGGCGTCGCCAACGCGGTGTTCAACCGCAGCGACAACCTGACGATCATCGTCGACAACAGCTACACCTCGGCCACCGGCGGCCAGGACATCCTCTCGTCCACCGCGCTCAACCCGACGCGCAGCACGGGCCACGAGATCGAGCAGGCCGTCAAGGGCGTCGGCGTCGAGTGGGTCCGCACGATCAAGCGGACCTATGACCTGAAGACCATGACGGCGACGCTGCGCGAAGCGCTGACCACTCCGGTGAAAGGGCCGAAGGTGCTCATCGCCCAGAGTGAATGCATGCTCAACAAGCAGCGGCGCGAGAAGCCCCGGGCGCGCAAGGCCGCCGCCGCCGGCGAGCGCGTGGTGCGCGAGCGCTTCGGCGTGGACCCGGACACCTGCACCGGCGACCACTCCTGCATCCGGCTCTCGGGCTGCCCGTCGCTGTCGATCCGCCCCAACCCCGACCCGCTGCGCCGTGACCCCGTCGCCACCGTGATCGACAGCTGCGTGGGCTGCGGCCTGTGCGGTGAGGTCTCGCATGCCGCCGTGCTCTGCCCGTCGTTCTTCCGCGCCGAGATCGTCAGCAACCCGACGCGCCTGGACCGGCTGCGCCAGCGCGTGCGCGAGGGCGTGATCGGCTGGCTGCAGCGCCGCGACGCGAGGCGCCGGGTCCGGTACGCGTTCTGA
- a CDS encoding AraC family transcriptional regulator — protein sequence MLNTTPPLTAAQRPAGLSAALDPFPCAPERLLFASADLDEIRSMVGRVMKPHRLALVGGADRLDARMHYTPLGDISLSRLRYGAAVEIEPGPLDSFFLVQMPISGSAEVESGAQHIDSGPDVASVLSPEEGTKMRWSAGNEQLMLRLSRSLVERTLVGHFGHPLEQPLRFELGFEWRGCAQWRCLLSYLIDCSAQGLDLAQHKLVIAQIEQLAASVLLASHQHNYSEAAPSRRGTILPRHVRRAQDYLQAHAHEPVCADQLAQVVGVSVRSLYTGFKEFLGVSPMHYLRDLRMERTRTELMSGEATNVAGVALRWGFAHMGRFSNDYKQRYGETPSQTLRRR from the coding sequence ATGTTGAACACAACGCCCCCACTGACCGCAGCGCAGCGTCCGGCTGGGTTGTCGGCCGCCCTCGATCCGTTTCCGTGCGCGCCGGAACGGTTGCTGTTCGCCTCCGCCGACCTCGATGAAATCCGCTCCATGGTCGGACGGGTCATGAAACCGCACCGCCTGGCGCTGGTGGGCGGCGCGGATCGCCTCGATGCGCGCATGCACTACACGCCACTCGGCGACATCTCGCTCAGCCGCTTGCGGTACGGCGCGGCCGTCGAGATCGAGCCCGGCCCCCTCGACAGCTTCTTCCTGGTGCAGATGCCCATTTCGGGGAGCGCGGAAGTCGAGAGCGGTGCACAGCACATCGACTCCGGTCCGGATGTCGCCTCGGTCCTCAGCCCCGAAGAGGGCACCAAGATGCGCTGGTCCGCGGGCAACGAGCAGCTGATGCTGCGCCTGTCGCGCTCCCTCGTCGAGCGGACGCTGGTCGGCCATTTCGGCCATCCGCTGGAGCAGCCCCTGCGTTTCGAGCTTGGCTTCGAATGGCGGGGCTGCGCGCAGTGGCGGTGCCTGCTGAGCTATCTGATCGATTGCTCGGCGCAGGGCCTCGACCTGGCGCAGCACAAGCTCGTCATCGCGCAGATCGAGCAGTTGGCCGCTTCGGTGCTGCTGGCCTCGCACCAGCACAACTACAGCGAGGCTGCGCCGTCGCGGCGGGGGACGATCCTGCCGCGCCACGTCAGGCGCGCGCAGGACTATCTGCAGGCCCATGCCCACGAGCCCGTCTGCGCAGACCAGCTGGCCCAGGTCGTGGGCGTCAGCGTGCGCAGCCTGTACACGGGCTTCAAGGAGTTTCTCGGCGTCAGCCCGATGCACTATCTGCGCGACCTGCGCATGGAGCGCACACGGACCGAGCTGATGAGCGGCGAAGCCACCAATGTGGCGGGCGTTGCCCTGCGCTGGGGATTCGCCCACATGGGCCGTTTCAGCAACGACTACAAGCAGCGCTACGGAGAAACCCCCAGCCAGACGCTGCGCCGCAGATAG
- a CDS encoding SphA family protein, protein MRKSALKNPLLGVLACAASMTAAHATEGGGLAIYPDGLENYLVGALPPPGVHALVYAGAARYDTLRGNSGQSLLQDFKVDVNVLAPRLIWVTPAQVFGGQLAFHAIAPLLDVDFRANGARFKSSGLGDITLGTALGYHVSPALHYVIGLDVFAPTGHYDPTDPSSLGKNYWTAQPLAAITYMQPTGFNGDLKVMYDLNFRNTRTDTRSGQAIHADYSAGWGIGNGWVLGVGGYVYQQTTNDQGPAAAQGKARALAVGPSIRYANDRGWLLTVKWQKEFQVRNRPSGSQFYVKASIPF, encoded by the coding sequence ATGCGCAAGTCTGCACTCAAGAACCCCCTGCTGGGCGTCCTGGCCTGTGCCGCCAGCATGACCGCGGCGCATGCCACCGAAGGCGGTGGCCTCGCCATCTATCCGGATGGCCTGGAGAACTACCTGGTCGGCGCGCTGCCGCCGCCGGGCGTGCATGCCCTGGTCTACGCCGGCGCCGCGCGCTACGACACGCTGCGCGGCAACAGCGGCCAATCCCTGCTGCAGGACTTCAAGGTTGATGTCAACGTACTGGCGCCGCGCCTGATCTGGGTGACGCCCGCGCAAGTGTTCGGCGGGCAACTGGCGTTCCACGCCATCGCCCCCCTGCTCGACGTCGACTTCCGCGCCAACGGCGCGCGCTTCAAGAGCTCGGGGCTGGGCGACATCACGCTCGGTACGGCCCTCGGGTATCACGTCTCACCGGCGCTCCACTATGTGATCGGCCTCGACGTGTTTGCGCCGACCGGTCATTACGATCCGACCGACCCCTCGAGCCTGGGCAAGAACTACTGGACGGCGCAACCGCTGGCCGCCATCACCTACATGCAGCCCACCGGCTTCAACGGCGACCTGAAGGTGATGTACGACCTCAACTTCCGCAACACCCGGACGGACACCCGCTCGGGCCAGGCCATCCATGCCGACTACAGCGCCGGCTGGGGTATCGGCAACGGCTGGGTGCTCGGGGTGGGCGGGTATGTCTACCAGCAGACCACGAACGACCAGGGCCCCGCCGCCGCCCAGGGCAAGGCCCGGGCGCTGGCGGTGGGCCCCTCCATCCGCTATGCGAACGATCGGGGCTGGCTCCTGACCGTCAAGTGGCAGAAGGAATTCCAAGTGCGCAACCGGCCTTCCGGCAGCCAGTTCTACGTCAAGGCTTCCATTCCCTTCTGA
- a CDS encoding phytoene desaturase family protein codes for MTASSDPHVIFVGSGINSLVSAALLATRGKRVLVLERNDRLGGCIRTEELFPGYHHEVMSSWYPLFVGSPGYAELKPALEQAGLAFLCPDYTTGLVWPDGRGLALKQDLNDAVQRLEALAPGDGAALGAMAARLFGPDAALTFGLLGQNPYGWAMLKLLFGQWRQRGTDGLAAFAADALETFRRWSERTLRSDLARALIAPWVLHSGLGPDDAGSALIGKLTFASVVSGGMPVVKGGGSRLVEALARVIEQHGGTLMTGTPVEQVLTEGQGRRRRATGVAVTGGRRLRAQQAVVCNVTPQQLYGRLLPEMPQPLRERAEGYRYGRGDMQIHFALNAPPAWREAELCKVPLVHLTESLEQVCASVTQANNGLLPSRPTLGIGQPTVADPSRAPTGGWILWIQMQELPTRLKGDAAGEIPVPADGRWNEAVREAFADRVQARLERVMPGIAERIVGRRAYSPADLEALNCNLVGGDPYSGVCSPDQFFWLRPFAGSQGARAHRTPLANVFHIGASTHPGPGLGAGSGFMVAQHLSPR; via the coding sequence ATGACCGCATCGTCGGATCCGCACGTCATCTTCGTCGGCAGCGGCATCAACTCGCTGGTCAGCGCGGCGCTGCTGGCCACGCGCGGCAAGCGTGTGCTGGTGCTCGAGCGCAATGACCGGCTCGGCGGCTGCATCCGCACCGAAGAGCTGTTTCCCGGCTACCACCATGAGGTGATGTCTTCGTGGTACCCGCTGTTCGTCGGCAGCCCGGGCTATGCCGAGCTCAAGCCCGCGCTGGAGCAGGCGGGGCTGGCGTTCCTCTGCCCCGACTACACCACGGGCCTGGTCTGGCCGGACGGCCGCGGCCTGGCGCTCAAGCAGGATCTGAACGATGCGGTGCAACGCCTGGAGGCCCTGGCGCCCGGAGATGGCGCGGCCCTGGGCGCCATGGCCGCGCGCCTGTTCGGCCCCGATGCCGCGCTCACGTTCGGCCTGCTGGGCCAGAATCCGTACGGCTGGGCGATGCTCAAGCTGCTGTTCGGGCAGTGGCGCCAGCGCGGCACCGACGGCCTGGCGGCCTTCGCGGCCGACGCGCTGGAGACCTTCCGGCGCTGGTCGGAACGCACGCTGCGCTCCGACCTGGCCCGCGCGCTGATCGCGCCGTGGGTGCTGCACTCCGGGCTCGGCCCCGATGACGCCGGATCGGCCCTGATCGGCAAGCTGACCTTCGCCTCGGTGGTCAGCGGCGGCATGCCAGTGGTCAAGGGCGGCGGCAGCCGGCTGGTCGAAGCGCTCGCGCGGGTCATCGAGCAGCACGGCGGCACGCTGATGACCGGCACGCCGGTCGAGCAGGTGCTGACCGAGGGCCAGGGCCGCCGCCGGCGCGCCACCGGGGTGGCAGTGACCGGGGGCCGGCGCTTGCGTGCCCAGCAAGCCGTCGTCTGCAACGTCACGCCCCAGCAGCTGTACGGCCGCCTGCTGCCCGAGATGCCGCAGCCGCTGCGCGAGCGCGCCGAAGGCTATCGCTACGGGCGCGGCGACATGCAGATCCACTTCGCGCTGAACGCGCCGCCCGCCTGGCGCGAGGCGGAACTCTGCAAGGTGCCGCTGGTGCACCTGACCGAGAGCCTGGAGCAGGTCTGCGCCTCGGTCACGCAAGCCAACAACGGCCTGCTGCCGAGCCGCCCCACCCTCGGCATCGGCCAGCCGACGGTGGCCGACCCATCGCGCGCGCCCACGGGCGGCTGGATCCTGTGGATCCAGATGCAGGAGCTGCCGACGCGGCTCAAGGGCGATGCGGCGGGCGAGATTCCCGTGCCCGCCGACGGCCGCTGGAACGAAGCGGTGCGCGAAGCGTTCGCGGACCGCGTGCAGGCACGGCTCGAACGTGTCATGCCGGGGATCGCCGAACGCATCGTCGGCCGGCGCGCCTATTCGCCGGCGGACCTGGAGGCGCTGAACTGCAACCTGGTCGGCGGCGATCCTTACTCCGGCGTCTGCTCGCCCGACCAGTTTTTCTGGCTGCGTCCGTTCGCGGGCAGCCAGGGCGCCCGCGCGCACCGCACGCCGCTGGCCAACGTGTTCCACATCGGCGCCAGCACGCACCCGGGACCGGGGCTGGGCGCCGGCTCGGGGTTCATGGTGGCCCAGCACCTGAGTCCGCGCTAG
- a CDS encoding cyclase family protein: protein MTSTTPTILPALAAGLARGNIRVVDLTQTLSPSFPTLQLPSQFGQVQPFKIERISHYDASGPAWYWNNFSCGEHTGTHFDAPAHWITGRDYPGNSVDTIAPENFVAPAVVIDASAQVRENEDWLLTVDFLQAWEQRHGRIPAGAWVLFRTDWSLRVGDAAAFLNIREDGAHTPGPTQEAVEWLIGERNVHGFGVETINTDAGQSYAWPLAYPCHTLMHGANRYGLQCLKNLDQLPPRGAFILAAPLKIEGGSGSPLRVLALVE from the coding sequence ATGACGTCCACCACCCCAACGATCCTGCCCGCGCTGGCCGCGGGATTGGCCCGCGGCAACATCCGCGTCGTCGATCTGACCCAGACGCTGTCGCCGTCGTTTCCGACCCTGCAGCTGCCGTCGCAGTTCGGGCAGGTCCAGCCGTTCAAGATCGAGCGCATCTCGCACTATGACGCATCCGGTCCTGCCTGGTACTGGAACAACTTCTCGTGCGGCGAGCACACCGGTACCCACTTCGATGCCCCCGCGCACTGGATCACGGGGCGCGACTACCCGGGCAACAGCGTGGACACCATCGCCCCGGAGAACTTCGTCGCGCCGGCCGTGGTGATCGATGCCAGCGCGCAGGTGCGCGAGAACGAAGACTGGCTGCTGACGGTGGATTTCCTGCAGGCCTGGGAGCAGCGCCACGGACGCATCCCGGCGGGCGCCTGGGTGCTGTTCCGCACGGACTGGTCGCTGCGGGTGGGCGATGCGGCGGCCTTCCTCAACATCCGGGAAGACGGCGCCCACACGCCGGGGCCGACGCAGGAAGCCGTCGAATGGCTGATCGGCGAGCGCAATGTGCACGGCTTCGGCGTGGAGACCATCAACACCGATGCGGGGCAGTCCTATGCGTGGCCGCTGGCCTATCCCTGCCACACGCTGATGCACGGGGCGAACCGGTACGGCCTGCAATGCCTCAAGAACCTCGATCAGCTGCCGCCGCGGGGGGCGTTCATCCTGGCGGCGCCGCTCAAGATCGAGGGCGGCTCGGGCAGCCCGCTGCGCGTGCTCGCGCTGGTGGAGTGA
- a CDS encoding flavin reductase family protein, with translation MLQCLAPDPTAMSANHHHTWGNVDLEPKALRNLFGSYPTGVAIVTTRTPDGRAVGLTINSFATLSLAPPLVLWSLVDRSPNLDAFRACSHFAINILANGHEALAKRFASAAVLDKFDGVALQETPEGVPAIDGAVTTLVCAHDHCRHVGDHLLLVGRVVRTANQPGTPLVFHAGRFTSLHAAS, from the coding sequence ATGTTGCAATGCCTCGCCCCCGATCCCACCGCCATGAGCGCCAACCACCACCACACCTGGGGCAACGTCGACCTCGAGCCCAAGGCGCTGCGCAATCTGTTCGGCAGCTACCCCACCGGGGTCGCGATCGTCACCACGCGCACGCCCGACGGGCGTGCCGTGGGGCTGACCATCAACTCCTTCGCCACGCTGTCGCTGGCCCCGCCGCTCGTGCTGTGGAGCCTGGTCGATCGCTCGCCCAACCTGGACGCGTTCCGCGCGTGCTCGCACTTCGCCATCAACATCCTGGCGAACGGACATGAGGCGCTGGCCAAGCGCTTCGCCAGCGCCGCCGTGCTCGACAAGTTCGACGGCGTGGCGCTGCAGGAAACGCCGGAAGGCGTGCCCGCGATCGACGGCGCGGTCACGACCCTGGTCTGCGCCCACGACCACTGCCGGCACGTCGGCGATCACCTGCTGCTGGTCGGGCGCGTGGTGCGCACCGCCAATCAGCCCGGTACGCCGCTGGTCTTCCATGCCGGCCGCTTCACGTCGCTGCATGCGGCCTCGTAG
- a CDS encoding styrene monooxygenase/indole monooxygenase family protein, whose product MRRIAIVGGGQAGLPLAFGLLDKGYEVTVVSNRTPDDIRRGKVMSSQCMFDPALQIERELGINDWEADCPPVEGIGFAVPHSEQAGAKAIEWSARLDRPAQSVDQRVKMPAWLEQVQARGGRLLLQDAGIAELEALAQSHDLVILAAGKGEVVKLFERDAARSPFDKPQRALALTYVHGLEPAPDYSRVAFNLIPGVGEYFVFPALTLSGPCDIMVFEGVPGGPLDCWRDVRTPQEHLAASRRFLQTYLPWEADRARNVELTDDKGILAGAFAPTVRKPVMTLPSGRLVFGLGDAVVTNDPITGQGANNATKACKVYLDAILARGEQPYTRDWMDATFEQFWDYAQWVVQWTNSLLTPPPPHILGLLGTAEQAPSLASTIANGFNHPPSYFPWWADAQACEGFIAQHQRTPATATATATATA is encoded by the coding sequence ATGCGTCGAATCGCGATTGTGGGCGGTGGCCAGGCCGGCTTGCCGCTGGCCTTTGGGCTGCTGGACAAAGGCTACGAGGTGACCGTCGTCAGCAACCGGACACCGGACGACATCCGCCGCGGCAAGGTCATGTCCAGCCAGTGCATGTTCGATCCGGCATTGCAGATCGAACGCGAGCTCGGCATCAACGATTGGGAGGCGGACTGCCCGCCCGTCGAGGGCATCGGCTTTGCCGTGCCGCACTCCGAGCAGGCCGGCGCGAAAGCCATCGAATGGAGCGCCCGGCTGGACCGCCCGGCCCAGTCGGTGGACCAGCGCGTCAAGATGCCGGCGTGGCTGGAGCAGGTCCAAGCGCGCGGCGGCCGCCTGCTGCTCCAGGACGCGGGCATCGCCGAACTCGAAGCGCTGGCGCAAAGCCATGACCTGGTCATCCTCGCCGCCGGCAAGGGCGAGGTGGTCAAGCTGTTCGAGCGCGACGCCGCGCGCTCGCCGTTCGACAAGCCGCAGCGCGCCCTGGCGCTGACCTACGTGCACGGGCTGGAGCCGGCGCCGGATTACTCCCGCGTGGCGTTCAACCTGATTCCCGGCGTGGGCGAGTACTTCGTCTTCCCCGCGCTGACGCTCAGCGGCCCGTGCGACATCATGGTGTTCGAAGGCGTTCCCGGCGGCCCGCTGGATTGCTGGCGCGACGTGCGCACGCCGCAGGAGCACCTGGCCGCGAGCCGGCGCTTCCTGCAGACCTATCTGCCGTGGGAGGCGGACCGGGCCCGCAATGTCGAGCTGACCGACGACAAGGGCATTCTGGCCGGTGCGTTCGCGCCGACCGTGCGCAAGCCGGTGATGACGCTGCCGTCCGGCCGCCTGGTGTTCGGCCTGGGCGATGCCGTGGTCACCAACGACCCGATCACCGGCCAGGGCGCGAACAACGCGACCAAGGCATGCAAGGTCTATCTCGATGCCATCCTGGCCCGCGGCGAGCAGCCCTACACGCGCGACTGGATGGACGCGACGTTCGAGCAGTTCTGGGACTACGCCCAATGGGTCGTGCAGTGGACCAACTCGCTGCTGACCCCGCCCCCGCCGCACATCCTCGGCCTGCTGGGCACGGCCGAGCAAGCGCCCTCGCTGGCCAGCACGATCGCGAACGGCTTCAACCACCCGCCGAGCTACTTCCCGTGGTGGGCCGACGCGCAAGCCTGCGAGGGCTTCATCGCGCAGCACCAGCGCACCCCGGCCACGGCTACGGCTACGGCTACGGCTACGGCCTGA